DNA from Algisphaera agarilytica:
CAGGTGCTGCAGTCGTTCACGAACGACCGGGGCCTGCTGCGGACCGCGGTGCGTAGCATCGGGGTGACGGACCAGCGCAGCCGGATCGAGCCGGCGTTGGGTCTGATCGAACCGCACACGGCGGGCCCCGGCGGTGACGCCGCCGACGCCGAGGGCCTCACGGTGTATGTGTTCAGCGACGGCCGGGTCCACCGCGACGGGGCGGAGCCGCTGGCTTTGCCGGGCGCGACGCTGGCGTTTGAACGCATCGGCGAAGTGATCGAAACCAACGTCGGGATCGTCTCGGCCTCGGCCCGGCGCGACTACGACCAGCCCTCGCTGGTGCGCGTCTTCGCCCGGCTGACCAATACCGGTTTGGCGACCCGCACGAACGTGACGCTGATGGTTGACGGCCGAGTGGTGCGGACCCGGGCGTTGTCGTTGCCCGCAGCAGATGCGCCGACGGTGGACGATCAGGGCAACACCACGCCGGGCGCGACCGGCGAGGCGTCGGTGACGTTTGAGGTGCCGCTGTCGGGCAGCGCGACGATCGAGCTGGTGCACGACCACAACGACGGGCTGCTCGCGGACAACGCGGTGCGGCTGCAGCTGCTTCCCGCTCAGCGGCTGGGCGTGCTGCTGGTCACCGAGGGCAACCGCTATCTGCGTGAGGCGATCCGTGCTGCGGGGGCGCGTCGGCTGGAGCTGCGGACCCCCGAAGAGTACGAGGCGATGACGCCTGCCGAGCTACGCAGCGACGGGGCGGCGGACGGCTCGGGGGTGGACTCGGGGTACGACGTGATCGTGTTCGATCGGTATTCGCCGACGGCGGTTCCCCCGGTAAGCAGCCTGGCGTTTGGCGGGGCGGTGCCGGTGCCGGGGCTGTCGGTGCGGGCGTCGGCGGAGGATGCGCCGGTGATGCAGTCGGTGTTGACCTGGTCGCGGGACCACCCGTTGATGCAGTACGTCGTGCTGGACGATGTGACGCTGCGTCGCCCGGGTCGGCTGACGGTGCCGCTCAACGCGAAGGTGTTGGCGGTGGGTTTGGCGGGGCCGTTGATCGCCGAGACGCGTGATGCGCAGCAGCGGCACGTGGCGGTGAGCTTCGATGTGCTCGAGAGCCGGTGGCCGCACCACTGGAGCTTCCAGATCTTCATGGTCAACGCGCTCGAGACGCTCGGCCTGAGTCAGACCGCCAGCGCGTCGAGCGGCGAGGCGGCGCTGTCGTTCCGCTCGGGCGAGTCGGCGACGGTGACGGTACCCGGCGGCGAAACCACGGTGGGCTATAACGGCCCGGTGCGGTTGTCGGCGACGACACGGGAAGGCCGGGCAACGCTGCCGGCGTTCACCCGCGTGGGCTTCTACGACGCGGACGGCACCACGGTGTCGGCCCCGATGGACCGGCTGGCGGTGAACCTGCTTGATGAGTTGGAGAGTGACACCCGGCCCGTCGAACGGCTGGAGGTCGGCACGGGCGTGGTTCAGGCCACGGCCGAGTCGTCGCTGATCCGCCGCGAGGTGTGGCAGTGGTTCGCGTGGGCGGCGCTGGGGATGCTGGTCATCGAGTGGCTGGTGTACACGCGGCGGATGCGGGTTTAGCAACGCAGAACAGCTCAAAAGCAGCAAAGTAGAAAATCAAACACGCCAGATCCGGGCGGTTTAGAGGTCCATTTGTTGCTTTTCGGGTTTGCTATTTTTCTGCGTTTCGCTCCCCCGCTACACTGTGCGCCCCATGGCCAAGACTTCCAAATCCAAGAAATCCCTCACCTACGCCGACACTGGCGTCTCGATCGAGGCCGGCGACGCGATGGTCGGCCGGATCCAGCAGCACCTGCGCAAGACCCACGGCCCCCGCGTCCTGGGCAAGCACGGCGCGTTTGCGGGCATGTTCCGGCTGGACTTCAACGAGAAGTTGTTCAAACGCAACTACAAAGACCCCGTCCTCGTGAGCTGCACCGACGGCGTGGGCACGAAGGTGTTGCTGGCGATCCAGCTCGGCAAGCACGACACGATCGGGCAGGACTGCGTGGCGATGAACGTCAACGACATGATCGTCCAGGGGGCCGAGCCGTTGTTCTTCCTAGACTACATCGGCACGCACTCGGTGGACCCGGTCCATATGGAGCGGATCGTCAAGGGCGTCGCGGACGGGTGCTCGCTGGCGGGTTGTGCGCTGATTGGCGGTGAGACGGCGGAGATGCCGGATGTGTATGGCAAGGGCGATTACGACCTGGCGGGTTTCTCGGTGGGCGTGGTGGAGCTCAGCCGGATTGTCGAGGGCGACCAGCGCGTCGAGAAAGGCGATGTGATCCTGGGCCTGGCGTCCAGCGGCGTGCACAGCAACGGCTACACGCTGGTGCGGGCGATCGTGAAGCAGGCGAAGCTCGACCTAAACAAGGTGTACAAGGATTTCGACGACGACCCGCAGTTTGCCGGCAAGACGCTGGGCGAGATTCTGCTCGAGCCCACGCGGATCTACGTCAAGCCGATCGTGCGGCTGCTGGCGGGTTACAAGCGGAAACGCCCGATCAGCGGCATGGCTCACATCACCGGTGGCGGTTTGCCGGGCAACGTGAACCGGGCTTTGCCGGAGAATCTGGACGCGAAGATCAGCCGCAAGAGCTGGGAGGTGCCGGCGCTGTTCAAGTTCCTGCAGAAGCACGGCAACGTCGACGAGGACGAGATGCTG
Protein-coding regions in this window:
- a CDS encoding vWA domain-containing protein → MSFLNPVTALIAAGITIPLLVSLYFLKLRRKPMVVPSTLLWKRAVQDLQVNAPFQRIRNNLLLWLQLLLLALLLLAMARPTQRATVAPGERVVIVVDQSGSMATEMAGGKTRLDEAKDRALQLIDNLDASSGGAMVVSFAERAQVLQSFTNDRGLLRTAVRSIGVTDQRSRIEPALGLIEPHTAGPGGDAADAEGLTVYVFSDGRVHRDGAEPLALPGATLAFERIGEVIETNVGIVSASARRDYDQPSLVRVFARLTNTGLATRTNVTLMVDGRVVRTRALSLPAADAPTVDDQGNTTPGATGEASVTFEVPLSGSATIELVHDHNDGLLADNAVRLQLLPAQRLGVLLVTEGNRYLREAIRAAGARRLELRTPEEYEAMTPAELRSDGAADGSGVDSGYDVIVFDRYSPTAVPPVSSLAFGGAVPVPGLSVRASAEDAPVMQSVLTWSRDHPLMQYVVLDDVTLRRPGRLTVPLNAKVLAVGLAGPLIAETRDAQQRHVAVSFDVLESRWPHHWSFQIFMVNALETLGLSQTASASSGEAALSFRSGESATVTVPGGETTVGYNGPVRLSATTREGRATLPAFTRVGFYDADGTTVSAPMDRLAVNLLDELESDTRPVERLEVGTGVVQATAESSLIRREVWQWFAWAALGMLVIEWLVYTRRMRV
- the purM gene encoding phosphoribosylformylglycinamidine cyclo-ligase, producing MAKTSKSKKSLTYADTGVSIEAGDAMVGRIQQHLRKTHGPRVLGKHGAFAGMFRLDFNEKLFKRNYKDPVLVSCTDGVGTKVLLAIQLGKHDTIGQDCVAMNVNDMIVQGAEPLFFLDYIGTHSVDPVHMERIVKGVADGCSLAGCALIGGETAEMPDVYGKGDYDLAGFSVGVVELSRIVEGDQRVEKGDVILGLASSGVHSNGYTLVRAIVKQAKLDLNKVYKDFDDDPQFAGKTLGEILLEPTRIYVKPIVRLLAGYKRKRPISGMAHITGGGLPGNVNRALPENLDAKISRKSWEVPALFKFLQKHGNVDEDEMLRVFNMGIGYTLIVRPHFAEAIAEKLTKAGEQVFTLGKITAGSGKVVFTK